AGTGAGATGGAGAACTAGGGAATGGCAGAGTTATCATTTGTGGCGTTGGACTTTGAGTTTGGCATGAATTTACCAACGCGGACTTCAATTATTGAAGTTGGTCTACAAAAAGTTGAAATGGGCGAGTTCACCGCTAATCGACAATGGTTGGTTAATCCAGAGTCCGATATTGATGCCTACGCCTCTGATAATATCCATGGTATCTATCCGAGTGACGTGGCATTTGCGCCAACATTTGCGGAAATCTGGCCCCAAATCGTTAAGTTTATCGGTGACTTACCAATTGTGGTCCATGATGTGGCGAATGAACGCCATGCCATTATCACGAACGCTAAATTTTATGATTTACAACTCAAACCGCTGCGCTTCATTGATACGTTCAAGCTAGCCCCGAATATGTGGCCAGGAGCAACCCGGTACGGTTTGAACGCGTTAGCTGAGCGATTGCACCTTTCAACCGATGGCGAGCACTCAGCGCTTGTCGATGCGCAATTAAGCGCTAAAGTTTTATTGGCAATTGCTGATGAACTTAATCTAGATAATTTGGTAGCGTTATTAGAACGCTTAGGTTTTGATGATTTTGGAATTATTGATGTCAATGGTGGTAAGCCATTGAAGCAACCAGTAACGCAATTGAGCCCGCGTGAGTTAGAGGAATGGCTAGTGCCTAACAGCCAAGCCCCTGAAAATTTATTTAAAAATCAGACGGTTTTGGTTAGTGGGCAATTTCAGAAAATTAATAAGCATGATTTACAACAAGCAATTGCTCAACGGGGTGGGCTGGTACAGAAGCGTCCCAAGGCTGTGGCTAACAAAACCGATGTAGTTATTTTCAGTGATGAGGCGAAAGCCAAGCAAAGTAAAAAGTTTGTCGACGCAGTTTATGCCAAACATCATGGACGTAGTGATTTGTATTTGATGAGTGAAAGCGAACTGAACAAGTTTCTGGGGTTATAGTCTGAGATTTTAGCTTTTCATTTGGCTCCGAATAGGGTAAACTTAAATAGTTGAATTGCCGACATGGCGGAATTGGCAGACGCGCTGCGTTCAGGTCGCAGTGGGGGCAACCCCGTGCAGGTTCGAATCCTGTTGTCGGCACTATTGAATTTCGATTCATTTCATACTAATGCTTCAAATGCTGTTATATCAGTATTTGAAGCATTTTTTATTTCAAAAATGTTCATATCATTTCACATAGAAGGTCAAAAACAAGCTTTTAACAAGTCTAGCAGATTTATCGGAAGAATCGAACCAAAATTATTTCATTTAATTCAATAAAAAAAGTAAGCGCTTCCATTTAATGGTGCTATAATCAACCTATACATGAAATGGGGGCACCAATTATGAAGGTAAATATTTTTGATTCAGAACGGACGGCAACGTATGTCGACATCAAAGACAACAGCCACAAGCAATTAACGTTAATGAATTTTACGATTGATGGGGTGACATATCCACAGCTCAATGGGAATAGGGTTGGGAATGAAGTCGCAAAGGGCTATTCGCTTGTTTTTCGGACCCAACCACATGGTGAGGTCAGTATCAATGGCAGCTCAGTTACCTTGAAAGATGAAAAAGGGATTGAGTTTGATGCATTTACGACGGCCGATTTAGTATCAGTTGAGATTGGTATTTTTAAAACGTTAGGGCATTCGGGATTTGGTGGTCCACAAAATAAGTATTGGACATTTGTGTATTTTGAGTTGGCTGATAAAGAATATTATTTTGTTAACTTGGCAACCGATCTTAGCCTTAAACTGCTGAATAGTGATCTTTTTAACGGAATTAAAGTAGTTGATTCTTTAAATTTAAAAGCAATTGAGGGTTCTTTGAATGAACTCGAATTGACGAAAATCTTTAATGCGCAGTATGAACAGATGATTGTTGGCACTGAATATCCAAAATTCATGAAGATGTTAGGAACCGCAATGTAGGTATTAGAACAATAATGCATAGATAACCTTACTATCGCGGCTCTGTGTCAAATTCTGTTGGTAGGACTATTTTGGAACTAGAATCTTAATGGATTCTGGTTCCTTTTTTGTTTATTTTGCGAGGATGGAACGGAGTGACATATGAGCCAAATAAATGGAGATTGGGACATCTTAAAAAATCTGACGGATTCGCCAGAGTAAGTGAGCCATATTTTTGTAACCACACGAGTTACGTTTAAGCTGTTTGATTTTGTGGTTCATACCTTCAACGCGTCCATTTGAATAGTTCGAGGTGATGCTGTTTTGAATTCCCTTATAATTCTTGGCGAAAGTCGAAATTGCGCTGTCCATATCGTTTCCCATAATCGTGTAATGAGTGATGATGTCTTCGAAACCTGATAAATCTTTGTTATGCATTGCTTTCATAATTTCCTGATATGCAGTCCAAACCTGACCAAATTCAGGATATTTCGTCGAAAGACGAATGCCAATCGCTTGTTCTTGTGTTAGATATTCATTAATTCCACGCATGTAATAAGGTTTCGTTTTTTCGAGATCCTCATACATCATGTGGAAGATTTTCCATTGACTCTTCATGATTTTATAGGCTCGATTATTTTGTTTATCATCAATGCGTTTTTGAATGTTCTTACGAACACTATCCAAGGCGTTACCGATACGCTGAGCGATATGGAAGCCGTCGATAATGATTTCTGCGTTCGGAAATAAGAACTTAATGAAACTGGCGTATTGAGCGTTCATATCCATGACAACGTGCTTAACACGCTTCCGATTAGCTAGTGAAAATCCAAGAAAATATTGTTTGATTGTTTTGGTTAGTCGATTGGGCAGTACTTCAAATTGCTTGATTGAAGTGGCATCACACCAAATAAAGCTAAACTGATCATTGGCTGAGCGGAACTCATCCATGGAAATAGCTTCGGGTAATTGTTGTTTAAAATTGTATTGATACTTGTATTGTCCGCCTTCGTATATTGCGTCATATTCGATTCGTTGTACAGAATTAGGTGAGATATGAAGGTGCTTAGCTACAGTTTTTTCTGTCATCATATCTTCGTTTAGATTCTGTTTTACGATTACTTTCGTGTTTCGTGAAATTTGGCAGTTCTTTTCGAAGTCGGATGACGCTGCTGTAAATGTATTACCACAATTCTTACAGTGAAAACGTTGTTTACGCAGCGCTAAGCGCACATCCCACAAGCTCGTGCCAGTGAGTCGCATCTCGGTTGAAGTCCACCCCCAGTGCTCGACGCAATCACGAAAACCACAGTCACTGCATCGGCTAACGGAATAGGTTAAATTAGCGGTATAAATTAAGCATTTATGTCGCTTGTCTCCGCGACCACGATAATCAAAATAGTTCCATTCTCCTGCTTCATTGTCGGTAAAATGGATGTTTTTATCTTTTAAATTTAACTCACGTAAGATACAATTGTCTTGGGACATAATAAATAACCTCGCATACTTTTTGATTTTTGTCGGTTGGAACGTGGTGATGGACATTTAATATGTCCTTTTTGTTTTGTACATAATTATCTATTCTAGGCTCATCTGTCGCTTTGCTCCACCCTCGCGAAGAACATAAAAAACTGCTGACGGATTTCTCCACCAACAGTAAAAAGTATAGAGCCACTATCGCGGGATGGTGAGGTTTTTGTTTGGTCAAAATAATTGGATTTTGATTTGGAAAAATCAGAATCAAGGACGTACACTGCAAACCATATTTACTAAAACATAATATCAAGTGATATAGCATAAACAACTATCAATGATGTAACCGTTTACATTATTTTGCGGAAATTCAACGTAACTTCACAATTATCTGCTAAGCTAAACGTATTAAGCACAGTTTAAGTCAGTGAAAAGGTGGGGTAATGCATGGCAGAAAAAGTAGTCTTTTTAGATATTGATGGTACATTGGTTGATTATGATGGGACGCTACCGGCGTCAGCACATGAAGCTGTTCAAACAGCGCGGGCGAATGGGCATAAAGTGTTTATGGTCACTGGCCGTTCCGGCGCCGAAATCTATCCATATTTGTGGGAAATTGGTTTT
This is a stretch of genomic DNA from Periweissella cryptocerci. It encodes these proteins:
- a CDS encoding exonuclease domain-containing protein — translated: MAELSFVALDFEFGMNLPTRTSIIEVGLQKVEMGEFTANRQWLVNPESDIDAYASDNIHGIYPSDVAFAPTFAEIWPQIVKFIGDLPIVVHDVANERHAIITNAKFYDLQLKPLRFIDTFKLAPNMWPGATRYGLNALAERLHLSTDGEHSALVDAQLSAKVLLAIADELNLDNLVALLERLGFDDFGIIDVNGGKPLKQPVTQLSPRELEEWLVPNSQAPENLFKNQTVLVSGQFQKINKHDLQQAIAQRGGLVQKRPKAVANKTDVVIFSDEAKAKQSKKFVDAVYAKHHGRSDLYLMSESELNKFLGL
- a CDS encoding ISL3 family transposase, which gives rise to MSQDNCILRELNLKDKNIHFTDNEAGEWNYFDYRGRGDKRHKCLIYTANLTYSVSRCSDCGFRDCVEHWGWTSTEMRLTGTSLWDVRLALRKQRFHCKNCGNTFTAASSDFEKNCQISRNTKVIVKQNLNEDMMTEKTVAKHLHISPNSVQRIEYDAIYEGGQYKYQYNFKQQLPEAISMDEFRSANDQFSFIWCDATSIKQFEVLPNRLTKTIKQYFLGFSLANRKRVKHVVMDMNAQYASFIKFLFPNAEIIIDGFHIAQRIGNALDSVRKNIQKRIDDKQNNRAYKIMKSQWKIFHMMYEDLEKTKPYYMRGINEYLTQEQAIGIRLSTKYPEFGQVWTAYQEIMKAMHNKDLSGFEDIITHYTIMGNDMDSAISTFAKNYKGIQNSITSNYSNGRVEGMNHKIKQLKRNSCGYKNMAHLLWRIRQIF